TAGTCCCACCAGCTACGCTTCCCCTAGGCGATCGACGACGGGGGTAGATTATTCGCGCCTCCAACAAATTTTGGCGGTCTTGGAAAAACGGGTTGGTATTCCCCTCTCGAAGCTCGATGCCTATGTTGCCTCAGCGGGCGGACTCACGGTTTCAGAGCCTGCCGTTGACCTGGGGATGGCTGTTTCTCTAGTGGCGAGTTTTCGCGATCGCCTGGTTTCTCCCCAAACGGTGATTATTGGCGAAGTGGGCCTGGGGGGGCAGATTCGGCCTGTGTCTCACCTGGAAACCCGACTGCGGGAAGCGATGAAACTAGGCTTTACCCGGGCGATTGTACCCAAAGGGCAAAAATTACCGGACGGTCTTGACCTGGATATCATTCCCGTGGGCAGGATCTTAGATGCGATTGTCGCGGCCCTACCCGCTGCCCAGGAGTAAGCCTGTTAAGATTCCGCTTGCAGTTGCTGGGCAATTTCTACGAGGGGAAAGCCAGTAGGGTAGATCCGTTCTGTGCGGATTCGCTGAAGCTCCTGGGGGGGGAGAATAATGGCGTATTCTTTGGCGATCGCCTGGACAATATTGGCCCGGTCAATGATCCCCGCCACTGCTCCGGCTGGGGAAAGCACCGTGATAAAAGGATCTTCTAAGGCTTCTAGGGCACAGATCACCGTGGCTAAATTGTCCTGTTCTGTGACCGCGGGGATTTCTGTCAAGGGGGAGGCGATCGCCGTTAATTCCAACTGTTCCCACTGGCTCCGTTCGATGTGATGGAGAGCTTGGGGCCGAATGAGACCGCGATAACGGCCTTCGGAGCTGGCATAGGTGGGCCGGGTGGGTTTTGTTGCCAAGACTAGATATTGATCTGCGAATTCCCGCAGGGAAAGGTGAGCATTCACCACCCGAAAATCTCGGGCCATGACCACCTCTGCCTTGAGGTGCAATAAAACATTCTGTAAATCACTGATCCGTTCGTAGGCGTTGGCATTACGCAGCACAAACCAACCAATCAGTGCTAGCCACAAGCCGCCAAATTCGCCAACGAGCAACACGACCAACAGACCAAAGGCGATCGCCATTGTCCCCAGAAATTTGCCACTGGCCGCCGCATAACGAACTCCCTTAAGGCGATCGCCCGTCCATTGCCAAACAACGGCTTTCAACATTTGTCCCCCATCTAGAGGCAAACCAGGAATCAAGTTAAACAGTGCTAAAACTAAATTCAAACGGGCCATATCCCGCGTGAAAAAGATGCCCACTTCCCCCAGAGGCACATATTGCCACAGCAACCAAAATAGGCAAAATAAACTCAAACTCACCAAGGGCCCGGCAATCGCCACCGCAAAAGCACCTAGGGGATTTTGGGATTCGCGGTCAATGGCCGCTACCCCCCCAAATAAAAAAAGAGTGATTGATTTAACGCCGATCCCCTGGGATTTTGCCACCAAACTATGGCCCAATTCGTGGAGCAGCACCGAACTAAACAGCAACAACGCCATGGTTAGCCCCACAACCATCGCCCAAAAAGGCGATCGCACTAAACCCTGGGCGAGGACATCATTGGCATCCACCGCCGTAATCAAAATTAAAATTACAAACCAGGAACGATCCAGGTATAACGGGATGCCAAAGAGCGATCCCACTTGCCAATTCTTTTGCATAGCACCCACAGAAACCGTCGGCGAAAATATTCAGAGAAGGGTCACCTGCGATCATAACAACTTTGGGCGATCGCCTTTTTTAAAGAAAAATCTTGCCATTTCAAAAAACATCGCCTACAATGTAACACTGTTGACAAAACGGGGCGTAGCGCAGCTTGGTAGCGCACCACTTTGGGGTAGTGGGGGTCGTGGGTTCAAATCCCGCCGCTCCGATACAAATTCAAAAAAATCCCCCCGCGAGCTTCTGGACTATCCAGGAGCTCTCTTTGGTTTTCTGTCCCTAGCGACCTGTCAAAACAACTCGACCGGCCAAAACGATCGCCGCCGGATCTTCTTTACTCGGACGAAAAGCCCCAATACCGAGGCAATGATTTGCCAGATCATAAATGGCAAGGGGGGCTTCCAGGGGCTCTGCCAGATCAGGGTCCCAGGCAATTTTTTGGCCATAGCTCCACTGTTCCACCTGGGTCGCTGTTAAAACCAATCGGGGTAAATGGGCCAGAATTTGATCGGGTGGGAGAAATTTGAATGATCCCGCTTCTCGCTGGGCCGCAATCTCTTCAAGGGTTACACTTTCTGCCAAGGCAAAACCACCGCTCAATGTCCGGGTTAACCCAGATAGGGTGGCCCCTACCCCTAATTTTTCGCCTAGGTCCCTGGCGATCGCCCGGATGTAGGTGCCTTCGCCGCAATGAATATCAAGGGTTAATTCTGGAAAATCCCCCGGTTGCCAAGCATGGATCTTCAGAGAACTAACCTCCACTTGGCGACTGGGTACATCCACCGCAATGCCCTGGCGAGCTAACTCATACAGCCGCTTTCCATCCCGTTGAATCGCGCTAAAAGCAGGTGGAATTTGGGTAATCGTCCCTAAAAAATTCGGTAAAACAGCTTCAATCTGCGTCAGAGTTAAAGCACCACAGGCTTGCTGGAAAATCACATCTCCTTCCAAATCATCTGTGGTTGTCTTGACCCCAAAGCGGACGATGCCCCGATAAGCCTTTTGTTTAGGTAAATATTGCAACAGACGAGTGGCTTTACTGACGGCGATCGGTAGTACCCCCGTCGCCATTGGATCTAGGGTTCCTCCATGGCCAATTTTTTTTGTCCCCAGGAGCCGCCGCATTTTTCCTACACAGTCATGGGATGTCCAACCAGCATCTTTATATAAATTGATAAATCCCCAGTCATGATTCCCCTGGAGTTCTGGGGTGGGTTGCTGTTCCAAATGACCTCCTTTTTCGCCCTGTTAACGGCAACAAACCCTTGTATTTTGCCCTATCCTGGCTTGGCACGACAAAAAAGATCTTGCTATACTTCTTGTAACGAAATGTAAAGAATCGTTTCTAAGAAACCCCACCGTTGCAACAAGGAGTTCCGTCCATCGTGGTAGACAATAAGGCAACCATCCTCGTGGTCGATGACGAAATCGCCGTACGTCGTATTTTACAAACCCGTCTATCCATGATTGGCTATGAAATCATGACAGCTGCTGATGGCGATGAGGCCCTTGAGTTGTTTTGGCGCGAGGATCCAGACTTAGTCATCTTAGATGTGATGATGCCGAAGCGGGATGGCTATTATGTGTGCCAAGAAATCCGCCGGGAATCAAATACGCCGATTATTATGCTGACAGCCCTCGGTGATGTGGCAGACCGGATTACGGGCCTCCGCTTTGGGGCGGATGATTACCTCATCAAGCCTTTTTCGCCTAAAGAGCTTGAAGTGCGGATCCAATGTATTCTCCGACGTACCCAAAAAACCATTGCCCCCACTGAGGAATCAGGCATTCTCCGGACGGCAAACCTGGTGATCGACACAAACCGCCGCAAGGTCACCCAAAATAACAAGCCCCTGCGCTTAACCCATATTGAGTTTAATTTGCTGGAATTACTGGTGAATCAAGCGGGAGAACCCCTTAGCCGAACGGATATCCTCACGGCTATTTGGGGCTATGTGCCGCGTCGCCACAGTGATCTACGGGTGGTGGATGTTCATGTGTCGCGTCTCCGGTCAAAAATCGAAAATGATCCGCGCCAGCCGGAATTTATCATCACGGAACGGGGTACAGGCTATCTTTTCCGAAAGTTACCGCTGGCGATCGCCTCTAATACTCCATCAATCGCCGTCTAGTTTTCAGTTGTTTTAAAGATTAGGAGAGTCAGACATAAGCCGGGTTCTGTTCCCTTGCAACGCAAGAGGGCAGTTATCTATCTAGGATGGCTGTTACCAACCACCTCCAGCGGCACTCCAATAGCGGGATCGGAAAAAGACCAACCATTATCCCTCCGTCCTTGCTCCCCACCGGGGTTTACCGAGCCAGCACCTCACGATACTGCTGGTGCGCTCTTACCGCACCTTTGCACCCTTACCAGATCGTCTAGGTGAACCTGTCGGATCTTCGGCGGTATGTTTCTGTGGCACTATCCTCACGCTCACGCGCACTGGGCGTTACCCAGCAAGTTTGGTCTTTCGGGAGCCCGGACTTTCCTCAGAGCTGATCTCAAGGTCAACCCTGCAACTGCCACGCTCACTCTCCTATGGATCAGTGTAGCGGTATTTTATTTGCGGCGTCTATCCTGGAGCTTTTTGTACACGTCCCGCAGCTCGACCCCATGGTGGGCGATCGCCACGAGGGAATGATAAAAGAGATCGGCCACTTCCCCAGCGATATCGTCTTTATCGTCGTCCTTGCAGGCCATCACCACCTCAGCGGCTTCCTCGCCGATTTTCTTGAGGATCTTGTTATCCCCGGCGTCAAAAAGGCTGTTGGTATAGGATCCGGCCTGGGGGTTATCGCGGCGATCGCGAATCACGTTAAAGACTTCCGAGAGAGTATCAGCGACGGGGGCAGACTTGCTGTGGTCAACTTGGTGAAAACAGCTCCGTTCCCCCGTGTGGCAGGCGATATCACCAATCTGCTCAATGGCCATTAAAATCGCGTCACTGTCGCAGTCATAGCGGAGAGATTGCACCTTTTGAATATGACCAGAGGTGGCGCCTTTGTGCCAAAGCCCCTGGCGAGAACGGCTCCAGTACCAGGCTTCCCCTGTTTCCATGGTTTTCTGGAGAGATTCGCGGTTCATCCAGGCCAACATCAGCACCGTACCATCGAGATAATCTTGGGCGATCGCCGGCACCAATCCCTGTTCATTAAAACGTACTTGATCCAGTGGAATAGCACCTAGCAAACTCATGTTGACGGTCTCCAATGTCGAAAAATAGCAGATGGATAAATAGGGCTAGTGGCACAGTTGCCAATAAAAAAAGAAAGCCCAGTTTTTGAGCTTTCCCAGTATAAATGTAAACCCTGGCGAATGATGTAGCCAAGGATTTAATCAAAGAGCAGAGAAGATTTATGCAGTCGCGTCAGCGGGATAAACGCTCACTTTACGGCGGCCTTTTTTGTAAAACTCAAACTTAACAACGCCATCGATCAAGGCGAAGAGAGTGTCATCACCACCGCGACCAACATTGTTACCGGGGTGAACTTTGGTGCCCCGTTGACGAATCAAGATGCTGCCTGAGGTTACGGCTTCACCACCATAACGCTTTACACCGAGGCGTTGGGCGCGGGAGTCGCGACCGTTACGAGTACTACCTGTACCTTTCTTATGTGCCATTGCTATTGTTCTCCAGTTGCGAGGAATCTAGGAATGTATTGTAACAGTGAAATTTTGGGTGCAGCTACCAGAACTAGGCTTCTGCTTTGGCGGCGATAACTTTACCACCGACACTGATGCTGTCGATCATGAAGCGGGTGAAATACTGACGGTGACCACGCTTTTTCCGGGTCTTTTTCTTGGGCAGCATTTTGTAAACTAACACTTTTTTGGCACGACGCTGGGCCACAACGGTGCCTTCGACGGTGGCGCCTTCGATGAAGGGTTGGCCGATGGTGATGCCATTGTCATCGCTGATCAGTAGCACTTTATCGATGGTGTAGTTGCCATCGATATCAACGTCGAGTCTTTCGATGTCATAGAAACGGCCGGGTTCGACGCGGACTTGCTTACCGCCGGTTTCAACAATTGCGTAACTCATAAAAATAGTGATTTTTCTATAGGGTTGCCGTACAGGTAGCAATCGTCTTTTTGTCTGTGGTTCTGAGCCAAGCAAGGCGATCGCATTTTACTGTGTCACCTGATCCGAGCAGGATATAAAGACACAATCATCTACTATAGGTTTAATTTAGGCGAAGCGTCAACAATAATGGTAGGCAACGACCCCGTAACTACTACATTTGTTGTTGGGAACGAATCCTGACAACATACTCTGATGTCTTTCTGTGTCCACCAAAACATTGCGGTGGAAGCATCATCAAAAAATTTAGTCGCCAACAAAACTTGTTGGCAACGACCCCGTAACTACTACATTTGTTGTTGGGAGTAAATTCTCAAGCTACCCTAAATTTTTTTCATGGGGGCCACCCGGGGATCGATAATTTTTTTACCCAGATTCGGGAAGGCGATCGCCAAGTTCATTTTTTGATCATCGCCAAAAATTTTGATCACTTCCCCTTCGCCGAAAACATTATGCTGAACGCGATCGCCTACGGCCCATTGTTGTTGTATCACTTGGCGCTGGGCAGTTTGTCGCACCTGCTTTGTCTGGGAGCGTTGCTTTTGGCTAATGGACATCATTTTAGGTTCCTGCTGCGGGGCCGCCTTCGCCAAGGATTTCACATTAGAAGTAACCAAATCGCTGGGTAATTCAGCCAGGAATTGAGAAGCGACTGCAGGTTCACGGTAACCCCACATGTATCGTTCTCTGGTGTAGCTAAGGAAAAGCTGTTCCTGGGCACGGGTTAAGCCCACATAGCACAGCCGCCGTTCTTCTTCTAGGGCGACGGGATCATCAAGCGATCGCGAATGGGGAAACAGCCCCTGTTCCAAGCCGACAAGAAACACGACGGGAAATTCTAAACCTTTAGCCGAATGGAGGGTCATGAGCGAAACTTGCTGGGCTTCATCATCGAGATTGTCTAAATCCGAGGCGAGGGAAGCATTTTCTAAAAAGCCGTTTAAACTGCCGTCCTCGTTTTCTTCTTGGAACTGCAGCATGGCGTTATACAGTTCAGAAATATTTTCGACGCGGCTGTCAGCTTCCTCCGTACCCTGCATTCTTAGATCATCGACATAGCCAGAATTTTCCATCACATAATCGAGGATATCCGCCGCGCGCATAGTGGACATTTTTTCTTGCATTTCGCGAATCAGGCCGGAAAATTCATTGATTTTTCGGGCAGCCCGGCCAGCAATGGTGGCGACGGAGGTTTCATCGCTGAGGATTTCCCAGAGGGGGCAGCCTAATTCTTGGGCGGCATGGTTGAGCTTATCGACGGTGGTTTTACCAATGCCCCGCTTGGGAGTATTGATCACCCGCATCAGGCTGAGGGTATCGGCGGGGTTGGCGATCGCCTTCAGGTAGGCCAAGGCATCTTTGATTTCTTTGCGATCGTAGAACTTGAAGCCGCCGACCACTTGGTAGGGAATATTGCCCCGAATCAGGAGATCTTCAAAAGGCCGGGACTGGGCATTGGTGCGGTAAAGGATCGCAAAATCACCCCAATCTAGTTCTGGGTTACTGCGCCGCAGGCCAAGAATTTGGTTGATCACAAAGCGGGCTTCTTCGTTTTCGTTGTCCGCCTTGTGGCAATAGATTTCCTCACCGCTGCCCCGGGTGGCCTTGAGAACTTTATCAATGCGTTGGCTATTTTGTTCGATGAGGGCATTGGCCGCCCGGAGAATATTTTCCCGGGAGCGGTAATTTTCCTCCAGTTTGACCATTGTTTGGGTCGCATCATCGGGGAGGCGATCGCCAAAATTTTCCTGAAATTCCAGCAGAATCGTAAAGTCCGCCATCCGAAACGAATAGATCGACTGGTCCGCATCGCCGACGACAAACAAAGAACGATTATTCCAACTGAGCGCCCCTTGATCCGTTTCCCCATTGGTACTAAGCAAGCGGATCAGCTCGTACTGAATCCGGTTCGTATCTTGGTATTCATCAACGAGAATGTGGTGAAACTGACTATGCCAATAGCCGAGGATCGATTCATTCTGTTGAAATAGGCGCACCGGAATCAAGATTAAATCATCAAAATCAAGGGAATTATTTGCCGCCAATTCATTTTGATAGACCTCATAGACCTCCGCCGTTACCTTTGCTTTGTAACCGCCCCCTTCCGAGCGGAGGTAATCATTGGGGGAAAGGCCGAGGTTTTTTGCATTGCTAATCTGATAGCGGATCGTGCGGGGATTAAACTTTTTATCGTCGAGGTTCAGTTGCTGGGTGACGATTCTTTTGATCAGGGTTTGAACGTCGCTATCGTCCATGATCGTAAAATTACGCTCCCAGGTGCGGCCCCGTTCATCTTGGTATTTGTTGATGTCATAGCGGAGGATCCGCGCACAAAGGCTGTGAAACGTGCCAATCCAAAGCTGTTTGGTGACCTGTTTATAAACTTGCGATCGCAATTTCTTTTGTTCCAGCTCTGACAAGGCACTGAGGGGCTTGGCATGGTGCAAGTCTGCCAACTGTTGCGCATAGAGCAGTTCTACCCGTTCTTTCATTTCCCGGGCGGCCTTGTTGGTAAAGGTCACCGCCAAAATATTTTCGGGGTCAACGCGGTGATTCCGAATTAAATGGGCGATGCGAAAAGTTAACGCCCTGGTTTTCCCTGATCCGGCCCCGGCCACCACCAGGAGCGGCCCGCAAAAATGTTCGACGGCACGGCGTTGGGAGGCATTGAGTTGGGCTAACAGATCAGACATGGACAGGGGAGGTTACAGAACAAAAGGATTCCCCATTGTAAGATATTGCCTTCAGTCTGACGGGTCCGGCGATTCGATCTCGGCGATCGCCCCTTTGTAGAGTTTTTGAATTGATTTCATGACCCGGTTCAATAGAGGATGAGCTTGGGGCTGACCCGGATCGAGGGACTGGATTCGATGTAGCAGTTTGGCTTCCGCCGTTTCAATTTGACTATCGCTATAGACCATATGACTGACTGCATCAAGTAACTCTTGGTACTCGGCGGCATCGGTATGGTCTTCGATGTATTCTTCCAGAAGTTGATAGCAAGCCTCTGGTTTCATGGGAACGACTTCACACAACAACGCGCGAATATCTGGATCCTGAGTCAAATTTTTTTGGGCGGCGATTTGATGCAGATATTGCCGCTCTTCCGGTTGGATTTCCCCATCGATCCAAGCCGCGCTACAGAGAATTTTAAATAGCTGTTTATCTTTGTCTGTTATCTGCACAGCGTTTCCTCCCCAAATGCTAAACGTCATAAAAATTGCCTGAATGCCTCTACCCTAAACCGCCTCCCTCTAGTGGGGGGATTTTTGT
The nucleotide sequence above comes from [Synechococcus] sp. NIES-970. Encoded proteins:
- the rplU gene encoding ribosomal protein L21; protein product: MSYAIVETGGKQVRVEPGRFYDIERLDVDIDGNYTIDKVLLISDDNGITIGQPFIEGATVEGTVVAQRRAKKVLVYKMLPKKKTRKKRGHRQYFTRFMIDSISVGGKVIAAKAEA
- the rpaB gene encoding two-component response regulator (ycf27) produces the protein MVDNKATILVVDDEIAVRRILQTRLSMIGYEIMTAADGDEALELFWREDPDLVILDVMMPKRDGYYVCQEIRRESNTPIIMLTALGDVADRITGLRFGADDYLIKPFSPKELEVRIQCILRRTQKTIAPTEESGILRTANLVIDTNRRKVTQNNKPLRLTHIEFNLLELLVNQAGEPLSRTDILTAIWGYVPRRHSDLRVVDVHVSRLRSKIENDPRQPEFIITERGTGYLFRKLPLAIASNTPSIAV
- the pcrA gene encoding ATP-dependent DNA helicase II PcrA; translated protein: MSDLLAQLNASQRRAVEHFCGPLLVVAGAGSGKTRALTFRIAHLIRNHRVDPENILAVTFTNKAAREMKERVELLYAQQLADLHHAKPLSALSELEQKKLRSQVYKQVTKQLWIGTFHSLCARILRYDINKYQDERGRTWERNFTIMDDSDVQTLIKRIVTQQLNLDDKKFNPRTIRYQISNAKNLGLSPNDYLRSEGGGYKAKVTAEVYEVYQNELAANNSLDFDDLILIPVRLFQQNESILGYWHSQFHHILVDEYQDTNRIQYELIRLLSTNGETDQGALSWNNRSLFVVGDADQSIYSFRMADFTILLEFQENFGDRLPDDATQTMVKLEENYRSRENILRAANALIEQNSQRIDKVLKATRGSGEEIYCHKADNENEEARFVINQILGLRRSNPELDWGDFAILYRTNAQSRPFEDLLIRGNIPYQVVGGFKFYDRKEIKDALAYLKAIANPADTLSLMRVINTPKRGIGKTTVDKLNHAAQELGCPLWEILSDETSVATIAGRAARKINEFSGLIREMQEKMSTMRAADILDYVMENSGYVDDLRMQGTEEADSRVENISELYNAMLQFQEENEDGSLNGFLENASLASDLDNLDDEAQQVSLMTLHSAKGLEFPVVFLVGLEQGLFPHSRSLDDPVALEEERRLCYVGLTRAQEQLFLSYTRERYMWGYREPAVASQFLAELPSDLVTSNVKSLAKAAPQQEPKMMSISQKQRSQTKQVRQTAQRQVIQQQWAVGDRVQHNVFGEGEVIKIFGDDQKMNLAIAFPNLGKKIIDPRVAPMKKI
- the hisIE gene encoding phosphoribosyl-AMP cyclohydrolase and Phosphoribosyl-ATP pyrophosphatase codes for the protein MSLLGAIPLDQVRFNEQGLVPAIAQDYLDGTVLMLAWMNRESLQKTMETGEAWYWSRSRQGLWHKGATSGHIQKVQSLRYDCDSDAILMAIEQIGDIACHTGERSCFHQVDHSKSAPVADTLSEVFNVIRDRRDNPQAGSYTNSLFDAGDNKILKKIGEEAAEVVMACKDDDKDDIAGEVADLFYHSLVAIAHHGVELRDVYKKLQDRRRK
- the truB gene encoding tRNA pseudouridine synthase B, yielding MEQQPTPELQGNHDWGFINLYKDAGWTSHDCVGKMRRLLGTKKIGHGGTLDPMATGVLPIAVSKATRLLQYLPKQKAYRGIVRFGVKTTTDDLEGDVIFQQACGALTLTQIEAVLPNFLGTITQIPPAFSAIQRDGKRLYELARQGIAVDVPSRQVEVSSLKIHAWQPGDFPELTLDIHCGEGTYIRAIARDLGEKLGVGATLSGLTRTLSGGFALAESVTLEEIAAQREAGSFKFLPPDQILAHLPRLVLTATQVEQWSYGQKIAWDPDLAEPLEAPLAIYDLANHCLGIGAFRPSKEDPAAIVLAGRVVLTGR
- a CDS encoding hypothetical protein (conserved hypothetical protein), producing the protein MQITDKDKQLFKILCSAAWIDGEIQPEERQYLHQIAAQKNLTQDPDIRALLCEVVPMKPEACYQLLEEYIEDHTDAAEYQELLDAVSHMVYSDSQIETAEAKLLHRIQSLDPGQPQAHPLLNRVMKSIQKLYKGAIAEIESPDPSD
- a CDS encoding sterol-regulatory element binding protein (SREBP) site 2 protease family protein encodes the protein MQKNWQVGSLFGIPLYLDRSWFVILILITAVDANDVLAQGLVRSPFWAMVVGLTMALLLFSSVLLHELGHSLVAKSQGIGVKSITLFLFGGVAAIDRESQNPLGAFAVAIAGPLVSLSLFCLFWLLWQYVPLGEVGIFFTRDMARLNLVLALFNLIPGLPLDGGQMLKAVVWQWTGDRLKGVRYAAASGKFLGTMAIAFGLLVVLLVGEFGGLWLALIGWFVLRNANAYERISDLQNVLLHLKAEVVMARDFRVVNAHLSLREFADQYLVLATKPTRPTYASSEGRYRGLIRPQALHHIERSQWEQLELTAIASPLTEIPAVTEQDNLATVICALEALEDPFITVLSPAGAVAGIIDRANIVQAIAKEYAIILPPQELQRIRTERIYPTGFPLVEIAQQLQAES
- the rpmA gene encoding ribosomal protein L27, translating into MAHKKGTGSTRNGRDSRAQRLGVKRYGGEAVTSGSILIRQRGTKVHPGNNVGRGGDDTLFALIDGVVKFEFYKKGRRKVSVYPADATA